Below is a window of Saccharomonospora viridis DSM 43017 DNA.
AGGGCATCCTCACCGGTGAGGGCGCCGCTGTGCTGCTGTTGGAACCGTGGGATTCCGCCGTTGCGCGCGGGGCCCGGATCTACGCCGAGGTGCTCGGCTACGGACTCAACTGCGACGCCCACCACCAGGTGGCGCCGGAACGCGGCAGCGTGGCGCGATGTATGTCGCTGGCGTTGCGGGACGCGGGAGTGACGCCCGGGGACGTGGACCTGATTTCCGCGCACGGTACCGGCACCCGGCTCAACGACGTCACCGAGTGCGGTGCCGTTTTCGACGTCTTCGGCCCACGCCCTCCGAGAATGGTGTCGGTGAAATCGATGCTCGGACACACGATGGGGGCTGCGAGCGCGCTCGCCTCCGCCGCGTGCGTGTTGGGTATCGCCGGTGGTTTCATCCCCCCGACGATCAACCACGAGGAAACCGATCCCGACTGCGGCATCGACTGTGTGCCCAATACGGCGGTCGACGCCGATCTTCGCGTCGTGCAGAACAACGCGTTGGCGTTCGGGGGCAACAACGCCGTCGTCGTGTTCGGGAGAAGGTGAGGCCGGTGCTCGGTGTGGTCACAGCGTGGGCCGCGATATCGGTGTGTGGTGTGGGGGATGTTCCGTTGACGCCGACGAGTCCCACCGCGCTGTCCGAGGAGTGGCCTGATGCCGAGGCGTATCTGGCGACCGAGTTCGACGTCGAGGAGCGACTCGGTTCGAAGGGCACGGCGTCGATGGACCGGTCGAGCGCGTTGGCCGTGGGAGTGACCGCTGAACTACTGGCCGAAATGGGCATAACAGGGTCGATCGGTGTCGTACTGGGGACCACGTCGGGCAGCTCCCAGACCCAGTACGAGTTCACCCGCGACTCGCTCACCAGGCGAAAGCCGTACTTCGTGAACCCCGCTATGATGCCGTTCGCGCTCATGAACAGCGCGGCGAGCCAATGCGCCATCTGGCACGGGATGACAGGGCCGAACACCACCATCGCCGGCGGGCGACTGTCGGGATTGAACGTGTTGCGATACGGGGGACGTCTACTCGCCCAAAGCAGGGCCGACGCGGTGGTGTGCGGTGCCGTGGAGGAACACAGCCCGACCCGGGCGTGGCTGCAGCGCCACCGGGAAGGCGACCGGGTGCTGGGCGAAGGCGCCGCCGTGGTGTTGTTGGAGAAGCCGGGAACACCGCGCCGGACACTCGCGGAAGTACACCGCGTCGACACGCGGGTGGCGGTGGACGGTGATCGCCGTGCGGCGCTGGCCGCGTGTGTGCGCCGGACGCTCGACGGCGCGAACCTGCGAGCGCGGGACGTCGCCGCGGTGGCGGTGTCGGCACCTGGTGCCGACGCGGCCGAGGTCGAACGAGTAGCCCTCGACGACGTGCTCGGCGAATCCGGCGAAGCTCTGCCGGTGATTGACCCGCAAGACGCCGTGGGCGACGT
It encodes the following:
- a CDS encoding beta-ketoacyl synthase N-terminal-like domain-containing protein, producing the protein MLGVVTAWAAISVCGVGDVPLTPTSPTALSEEWPDAEAYLATEFDVEERLGSKGTASMDRSSALAVGVTAELLAEMGITGSIGVVLGTTSGSSQTQYEFTRDSLTRRKPYFVNPAMMPFALMNSAASQCAIWHGMTGPNTTIAGGRLSGLNVLRYGGRLLAQSRADAVVCGAVEEHSPTRAWLQRHREGDRVLGEGAAVVLLEKPGTPRRTLAEVHRVDTRVAVDGDRRAALAACVRRTLDGANLRARDVAAVAVSAPGADAAEVERVALDDVLGESGEALPVIDPQDAVGDVGAAIGPFQLAAALDTPGWVLLTALDEGGTAGSGLIKVAPP
- a CDS encoding beta-ketoacyl-[acyl-carrier-protein] synthase family protein, whose translation is MGANTAAEGSGPGDTVRHHSARLALADAGVDERDLADSHGVVSIGTTDGGSDDGEAVAATAVRFGFGEVDPAAVRRIPANRIAVGVARELGLSDVDVTTLATACAAGNYAIGNGFDAVRSGEADFALCGGADAMCRMTFTGFYRLKAIDPQRCRPFDTRRKGILTGEGAAVLLLEPWDSAVARGARIYAEVLGYGLNCDAHHQVAPERGSVARCMSLALRDAGVTPGDVDLISAHGTGTRLNDVTECGAVFDVFGPRPPRMVSVKSMLGHTMGAASALASAACVLGIAGGFIPPTINHEETDPDCGIDCVPNTAVDADLRVVQNNALAFGGNNAVVVFGRR